The following are encoded together in the Drosophila biarmipes strain raj3 chromosome 3L, RU_DBia_V1.1, whole genome shotgun sequence genome:
- the LOC108030531 gene encoding mitochondrial uncoupling protein 4 isoform X3: MGKGVNTDFRPAAWESSKEEERPKLEYLVTNKKTPPVELYLTAFASACSAEIVGYPFDVCKTRMQIQGEMVSKTGSVAKYRGLLATAMGIVREEGLLKLYGGISAMILRHSLYSGIKMLTYDYMRDKMIVPDKDGNRQLSFAGSCISGVVAGATASILTNPTELIKIQMQMEGQRRLKGEPPRIHNVFQALTSVYRKGGVVGLWQGTVPHTWRSALVSVARYLLN; the protein is encoded by the exons ATGGGTAAAGGCGTTAATACAGATTTTAGGCCAGCAGCTTGGGAGAGTTCAAAGGAAGAAGAGCGACCAAAGTTGGAGTACCTTGTGACCAATAAGAAGACTCCCCCGGTCGAGTTGTACCTGACCGCATTCGCCTCGGCCTGCAGCGCAGAGATCGTGGGCTATCCTTTCGATGTGTGCAAGACGAGGATGCAGATCCAGGGTGAGATGGTCAGCAAGACGGGCTCGGTCGCCAAATACAGAGGCTTGCTGGCCACTGCCATGGGAATCGTCAGAGAGGAGGGTCTGCTAAAGCTTTACGGTGGCATATCCGCCATGATCCTCCGCCACTCACTCTACAGTGGTATCAAAATGCTGACCTACGACTATATGCGCGACAAGATGATCGTGCCCGATAAGGATGGCAACCGCCAGCTCTCGTTTGCGGGCTCCTGCATCAGTGGTGTTGTGGCTGGGGCCACCGCCAGCATACTCACCAATCCCACCGAGCTGATCAAGATCCAGATGCAAATGGAGGGCCAGCGTCGCCTCAAGGGCGAGCCTCCACGAATCCACAACGTCTTCCAGGCCCTGACCTCCGTTTACCGAAAGGGTGGTGTGGTTGGACTCTGGCAGGGAACAGTGCCGCACACATGGCGCTCTGCACTTGTCAGTGTAG CTAGGTatctattaaattaa
- the LOC108030531 gene encoding mitochondrial uncoupling protein 4 isoform X1, which translates to MGKGVNTDFRPAAWESSKEEERPKLEYLVTNKKTPPVELYLTAFASACSAEIVGYPFDVCKTRMQIQGEMVSKTGSVAKYRGLLATAMGIVREEGLLKLYGGISAMILRHSLYSGIKMLTYDYMRDKMIVPDKDGNRQLSFAGSCISGVVAGATASILTNPTELIKIQMQMEGQRRLKGEPPRIHNVFQALTSVYRKGGVVGLWQGTVPHTWRSALVSVGDVSCYDLCKRLLIAELDMADNREVQFLAAITAGLADAILSLPADVVKSRIMNQPTDEKGRGIHYKGSLDCLSRLVKEEGFLSLYKGFVPYWMRVGPASIVFWMTFEQIRRFRGSEGY; encoded by the exons ATGGGTAAAGGCGTTAATACAGATTTTAGGCCAGCAGCTTGGGAGAGTTCAAAGGAAGAAGAGCGACCAAAGTTGGAGTACCTTGTGACCAATAAGAAGACTCCCCCGGTCGAGTTGTACCTGACCGCATTCGCCTCGGCCTGCAGCGCAGAGATCGTGGGCTATCCTTTCGATGTGTGCAAGACGAGGATGCAGATCCAGGGTGAGATGGTCAGCAAGACGGGCTCGGTCGCCAAATACAGAGGCTTGCTGGCCACTGCCATGGGAATCGTCAGAGAGGAGGGTCTGCTAAAGCTTTACGGTGGCATATCCGCCATGATCCTCCGCCACTCACTCTACAGTGGTATCAAAATGCTGACCTACGACTATATGCGCGACAAGATGATCGTGCCCGATAAGGATGGCAACCGCCAGCTCTCGTTTGCGGGCTCCTGCATCAGTGGTGTTGTGGCTGGGGCCACCGCCAGCATACTCACCAATCCCACCGAGCTGATCAAGATCCAGATGCAAATGGAGGGCCAGCGTCGCCTCAAGGGCGAGCCTCCACGAATCCACAACGTCTTCCAGGCCCTGACCTCCGTTTACCGAAAGGGTGGTGTGGTTGGACTCTGGCAGGGAACAGTGCCGCACACATGGCGCTCTGCACTTGTCAGTGTAG GCGACGTGAGCTGCTACGATTTGTGCAAGAGGCTTCTGATTGCCGAGCTTGATATGGCGGACAACCGAGAGGTCCAGTTCCTGGCCGCCATAACCGCCGGCTTAGCGGACGCCATTTTGAGTTTGCCAGCGGATGTGGTGAAGTCTCGGATCATGAATCAGCCAACTGATGAGAAAGGCCGTGGCATTCATTACAAGGGCTCCCTGGACTGCTTGAGCAGGCTGGTGAAGGAGGAAGGCTTCTTGTCCTTGTACAAGGGATTTGTTCCCTACTGGATGCGTGTCGGACCGGCCAGCATAGTGTTTTGGATGACCTTTGAGCAAATTAGACGTTTCCGAGGCAGTGAAGGCTACTAG
- the LOC108030531 gene encoding mitochondrial uncoupling protein 4 isoform X2, giving the protein MGKGVNTDFRPAAWESSKEEERPKLEYLVTNKKTPPVELYLTAFASACSAEIVGYPFDVCKTRMQIQGEMVSKTGSVAKYRGLLATAMGIVREEGLLKLYGGISAMILRHSLYSGIKMLTYDYMRDKMIVPDKDGNRQLSFAGSCISGVVAGATASILTNPTELIKIQMQMEGQRRLKGEPPRIHNVFQALTSVYRKGGVVGLWQGTVPHTWRSALVSVGGRRELLRFVQEASDCRA; this is encoded by the exons ATGGGTAAAGGCGTTAATACAGATTTTAGGCCAGCAGCTTGGGAGAGTTCAAAGGAAGAAGAGCGACCAAAGTTGGAGTACCTTGTGACCAATAAGAAGACTCCCCCGGTCGAGTTGTACCTGACCGCATTCGCCTCGGCCTGCAGCGCAGAGATCGTGGGCTATCCTTTCGATGTGTGCAAGACGAGGATGCAGATCCAGGGTGAGATGGTCAGCAAGACGGGCTCGGTCGCCAAATACAGAGGCTTGCTGGCCACTGCCATGGGAATCGTCAGAGAGGAGGGTCTGCTAAAGCTTTACGGTGGCATATCCGCCATGATCCTCCGCCACTCACTCTACAGTGGTATCAAAATGCTGACCTACGACTATATGCGCGACAAGATGATCGTGCCCGATAAGGATGGCAACCGCCAGCTCTCGTTTGCGGGCTCCTGCATCAGTGGTGTTGTGGCTGGGGCCACCGCCAGCATACTCACCAATCCCACCGAGCTGATCAAGATCCAGATGCAAATGGAGGGCCAGCGTCGCCTCAAGGGCGAGCCTCCACGAATCCACAACGTCTTCCAGGCCCTGACCTCCGTTTACCGAAAGGGTGGTGTGGTTGGACTCTGGCAGGGAACAGTGCCGCACACATGGCGCTCTGCACTTGTCAGTGTAGGTGG GCGACGTGAGCTGCTACGATTTGTGCAAGAGGCTTCTGATTGCCGAGCTTGA
- the LOC108030511 gene encoding accessory gland protein Acp62F, protein MWKWELIALVGLITCSVTNCFVEEIDCAENGTQVDCPTACPETCEYEGKSKCLLICGGPCVCKPGYIINRDIPACVLRSDCPPHIVQKPGGRRLSNFDCFSGVNSCSQLKISVEFRNFESKDFFSK, encoded by the coding sequence ATGTGGAAGTGGGAATTAATCGCCCTTGTAGGACTGATCACTTGCTCGGTGACAAATTGCTTCGTCGAAGAAATCGATTGCGCCGAAAATGGAACCCAGGTCGACTGCCCCACAGCTTGTCCAGAAACTTGTGAGTACGAGGGCAAGAGCAAATGCCTTCTGATATGCGGAGGTCCTTGTGTGTGCAAGCCAGGATACATTATCAACCGGGATATTCCAGCCTGCGTTCTGCGCTCCGATTGCCCACCTCATATAGTGCAAAAACCAGGAGGCCGAAGACTGTCTAACTTCGATTGCTTTAGTGGAGTTAACTCATGTAGTCAACTAAAAATTTCAGTTGAATTTAGGAACTTCGAGAGCAAAGatttttttagtaaataa